Proteins found in one Muntiacus reevesi chromosome 2, mMunRee1.1, whole genome shotgun sequence genomic segment:
- the ISM1 gene encoding isthmin-1 isoform X2 has protein sequence MNNLNMESVSTSETSFPPSKEAPGEHSDHQAGHQPFPRQQFQQEAGHPSLQRDGPRSFLLDLPNFPDLSKADINGQNPNIQVTIEVVDGPDSEAEKDQHPENKPGWSVPSPDWRAWWQRSLALPRAQGGDQDYKYDGTSDDSNFLSPPGGWDRPAPGHRTFETKEQPEYDSTDGEGDWSLWSVCSVTCGNGNQKRTRSCGYACTATESRTCDRPNCPGIEDTFRTAATEVSLLAGSEEFNATKLFEVDTDSCERWMSCKSEFLKKYMHKVINDLPSCPCSYPTEVAYSTADIFDRIKRKDFRWKDASGPKEKLEIYKPTARYCIRSMLSLESTTLAAQHCCYGDNMQLITRGKGAGTPNLISTEFSAELHYKVDVLPWIICKGDWSRYNEARPPNNGHRCTESPSDEDYVKQCQEAREY, from the exons aatAACCTCAACATGGAAAGTGTCTCGACATCAGAAACCAGCTTTCCTCCGTCCAAAGAAGCACCCGGGGAACATTCAGACCACCAGGCCGGACACCAGCCCTTCCCCAGACAGCAATTCCAGCAAGAGGCTGGGCACCCTTCATTGCAAAGAGATGGCCCCAGATCCTTTCTCCTTGACCTACCCAACTTTCCAGATCTTTCCAAAGCTGATATCAATGGACAGAATCCAAATATCCAG GTCACCATAGAGGTGGTGGACGGTCCTGACTCTGAAGCGGAGAAGGATCAGCACCCGGAGAATAAACCCGGCTGGTCAGTGCCGTCGCCCGACTGGCGGGCCTGGTGGCAGCGGTCCTTGGCCCTGCCGAGGGCCCAGGGCGGTGACCAGGACTACAAATACGACGGCACCTCAGACGACAGCAACTTCCTCAGCCCCCCCGGCGGCTGGGACCGTCCGGCCCCGGGCCACCGGACGTTTGAAACCAAAGAACAGCCCGAATATG ATTCCACAGACGGTGAGGGCGACTGGAGCCTCTGGTCTGTTTGCAGCGTCACCTGTGGGAATGGCAACCAGAAACGGACCAGGTCTTGTGGCTATGCGTGTACTGCAACCGAATCTAGGACGTGTGACCGTCCCAACTGCCCAG GAATTGAAGACACCTTCAGGACAGCTGCCACCGAAGTGAGTCTGCTTGCGGGAAGTGAAGAGTTTAATGCCACCAAACTGTTTGAAGTCG ACACGGACAGCTGTGAGCGCTGGATGAGTTGCAAGAGCGAGTTCCTAAAGAAGTACATGCACAAGGTGATCAACGACCTGCCCAGCTGCCCCTGCTCCTACCCCACCGAGGTGGCCTACAGCACAGCTGACATCTTCGACCGCATCAAGCGCAAGGACTTCCGCTGGAAGGACGCCAGCGGGCCCAAGGAGAAGCTGGAGATCTACAAACCCACAGCCCGGTATTGCATTCGCTCCATGTTGTCCCTGGAGAGCACCACGCTGGCTGCCCAGCACTGCTGCTACGGCGACAACATGCAGCTCATCACCAGGGGCAAAGGGGCGGGCACGCCCAACCTCATCAGCACGGAGTTCTCGGCGGAGCTCCACTACAAAGTGGACGTCCTGCCCTGGATCATCTGCAAGGGAGACTGGAGCAGGTATAACGAGGCCCGGCCGCCCAACAACGGACACCGGTGCACGGAGAGCCCCTCCGATGAGGACTACGTCAAGCAGTGTCAAGAGGCCAGGGAGTATTAA
- the ISM1 gene encoding isthmin-1 isoform X1 has translation MVRLAAELLLLLGLLLLTLHITVLRGSGAADRPDAAAANASRTPLQNNLNMESVSTSETSFPPSKEAPGEHSDHQAGHQPFPRQQFQQEAGHPSLQRDGPRSFLLDLPNFPDLSKADINGQNPNIQVTIEVVDGPDSEAEKDQHPENKPGWSVPSPDWRAWWQRSLALPRAQGGDQDYKYDGTSDDSNFLSPPGGWDRPAPGHRTFETKEQPEYDSTDGEGDWSLWSVCSVTCGNGNQKRTRSCGYACTATESRTCDRPNCPGIEDTFRTAATEVSLLAGSEEFNATKLFEVDTDSCERWMSCKSEFLKKYMHKVINDLPSCPCSYPTEVAYSTADIFDRIKRKDFRWKDASGPKEKLEIYKPTARYCIRSMLSLESTTLAAQHCCYGDNMQLITRGKGAGTPNLISTEFSAELHYKVDVLPWIICKGDWSRYNEARPPNNGHRCTESPSDEDYVKQCQEAREY, from the exons aatAACCTCAACATGGAAAGTGTCTCGACATCAGAAACCAGCTTTCCTCCGTCCAAAGAAGCACCCGGGGAACATTCAGACCACCAGGCCGGACACCAGCCCTTCCCCAGACAGCAATTCCAGCAAGAGGCTGGGCACCCTTCATTGCAAAGAGATGGCCCCAGATCCTTTCTCCTTGACCTACCCAACTTTCCAGATCTTTCCAAAGCTGATATCAATGGACAGAATCCAAATATCCAG GTCACCATAGAGGTGGTGGACGGTCCTGACTCTGAAGCGGAGAAGGATCAGCACCCGGAGAATAAACCCGGCTGGTCAGTGCCGTCGCCCGACTGGCGGGCCTGGTGGCAGCGGTCCTTGGCCCTGCCGAGGGCCCAGGGCGGTGACCAGGACTACAAATACGACGGCACCTCAGACGACAGCAACTTCCTCAGCCCCCCCGGCGGCTGGGACCGTCCGGCCCCGGGCCACCGGACGTTTGAAACCAAAGAACAGCCCGAATATG ATTCCACAGACGGTGAGGGCGACTGGAGCCTCTGGTCTGTTTGCAGCGTCACCTGTGGGAATGGCAACCAGAAACGGACCAGGTCTTGTGGCTATGCGTGTACTGCAACCGAATCTAGGACGTGTGACCGTCCCAACTGCCCAG GAATTGAAGACACCTTCAGGACAGCTGCCACCGAAGTGAGTCTGCTTGCGGGAAGTGAAGAGTTTAATGCCACCAAACTGTTTGAAGTCG ACACGGACAGCTGTGAGCGCTGGATGAGTTGCAAGAGCGAGTTCCTAAAGAAGTACATGCACAAGGTGATCAACGACCTGCCCAGCTGCCCCTGCTCCTACCCCACCGAGGTGGCCTACAGCACAGCTGACATCTTCGACCGCATCAAGCGCAAGGACTTCCGCTGGAAGGACGCCAGCGGGCCCAAGGAGAAGCTGGAGATCTACAAACCCACAGCCCGGTATTGCATTCGCTCCATGTTGTCCCTGGAGAGCACCACGCTGGCTGCCCAGCACTGCTGCTACGGCGACAACATGCAGCTCATCACCAGGGGCAAAGGGGCGGGCACGCCCAACCTCATCAGCACGGAGTTCTCGGCGGAGCTCCACTACAAAGTGGACGTCCTGCCCTGGATCATCTGCAAGGGAGACTGGAGCAGGTATAACGAGGCCCGGCCGCCCAACAACGGACACCGGTGCACGGAGAGCCCCTCCGATGAGGACTACGTCAAGCAGTGTCAAGAGGCCAGGGAGTATTAA